The following are encoded together in the Bacillus sp. NP157 genome:
- a CDS encoding response regulator transcription factor, which yields MQPAHLLLVEDDPDIRSTLAGFLRGKGYVVDEAASGEAAMAYLDLPGLDLVLLDVMLPGIDGLEVCRRIRARGGPRIIMLTALGEATDKVVGLEMGADDYVTKPFDLRELLARVRAMLRRPAADGAPVGAATSVDAGDVVLRFAGFSFFPYRRFVRSAAGVRILLTGTETDLLLALCKHPRQVLSRDELIALTRGEAFPISARSVDLLVSRLRRKLSTTDPLDNPIRTMRADGYVLHADVSQS from the coding sequence GTGCAACCCGCCCACCTGCTGCTGGTCGAAGACGACCCCGACATCCGCTCGACGCTCGCCGGCTTCCTGCGCGGCAAGGGCTACGTGGTCGACGAGGCAGCGAGCGGCGAGGCCGCGATGGCCTACCTGGACCTGCCGGGGCTCGACCTCGTCCTGCTCGACGTGATGCTGCCGGGCATCGATGGCCTGGAGGTATGCCGGCGCATCCGCGCACGCGGCGGCCCGCGGATCATCATGCTGACCGCGCTGGGCGAGGCCACCGACAAGGTGGTGGGCCTGGAGATGGGTGCGGACGATTACGTGACCAAACCGTTCGACCTGCGCGAACTGCTCGCACGGGTTCGCGCGATGCTGCGCCGGCCCGCGGCCGATGGTGCCCCCGTCGGTGCCGCGACGTCCGTGGATGCCGGTGACGTGGTGCTTCGCTTCGCGGGCTTTTCCTTCTTCCCCTACCGGCGCTTCGTTCGTTCGGCCGCCGGCGTGCGGATCCTGTTGACCGGCACCGAGACCGACCTGCTGCTTGCCCTGTGCAAGCATCCACGCCAGGTGCTTTCGCGCGACGAGCTGATCGCGCTCACCCGTGGCGAGGCCTTCCCCATCTCCGCACGTTCGGTCGACCTGCTGGTGAGCCGCTTGCGCCGCAAGCTGTCCACCACCGATCCGCTGGATAACCCCATCCGCACCATGCGCGCGGATGGGTATGTCCTGCACGCCGATGTCAGCCAGTCCTGA
- a CDS encoding HAMP domain-containing protein, whose protein sequence is MRNFFATTIGQILAIVASASAATFGLFLLLLMLLYPHVPPAPPWPWQAAYRVEALVDTLRDVPASDYPALLAAPRAPITEARLLEAPPVCDELTNETRELESVLNEGLSNGNGPATVRVCSGAPAETATQVLVRMGDQTLALRTHRVSRPPPHLTFPFVGALLFLCVGVAAMSTWAVWRVVRPLRRLSDSADAFGRDMAVEPLAEEGPLEIQRAAAAFNRMQQRVTRVLQDRTRMLAAVGHDLRTPLTRMQLSLQAAEPTPVPLHARLLRDIGHMRVMVDSALAYLSATAEVEPREPMDVAALLQSLCDDYADGGADVGYDGVDEAVAPCRPNAIQRAMANLLDNAVQYGTAVRAQAGTDGDYVRITIANDGSVIPADRLDDILEPFVRLDPARNDRPGSVGLGLSIVRDIVADHGGTLDIANRPANDGVVVTVCLPLRAPGAASP, encoded by the coding sequence ATGCGTAACTTCTTCGCAACCACCATCGGTCAGATCCTGGCCATCGTTGCCAGCGCGTCGGCAGCGACGTTCGGGTTGTTCCTGTTGCTGTTGATGCTGCTCTATCCGCACGTGCCACCGGCGCCGCCGTGGCCGTGGCAGGCCGCGTATCGCGTCGAAGCCCTGGTCGATACCTTGCGTGACGTGCCGGCGAGCGACTATCCCGCCCTGCTTGCGGCGCCGCGTGCGCCGATCACCGAAGCGCGCCTGCTCGAAGCGCCGCCGGTGTGCGACGAGCTCACCAACGAGACGCGCGAGCTGGAATCGGTGCTCAACGAAGGCCTGTCCAACGGCAACGGGCCGGCCACCGTGCGCGTATGCAGCGGTGCGCCCGCCGAGACGGCGACCCAGGTGCTGGTACGCATGGGTGACCAGACGCTCGCCCTGCGCACGCATCGCGTGTCGCGTCCCCCGCCGCACCTCACCTTCCCCTTCGTCGGTGCGCTGCTGTTCCTCTGCGTAGGTGTCGCCGCGATGTCGACGTGGGCGGTGTGGCGCGTGGTCCGTCCGCTGCGCCGGCTCTCCGACAGCGCCGACGCGTTCGGCCGGGACATGGCGGTCGAGCCGCTGGCCGAAGAGGGGCCCCTCGAAATCCAGCGCGCCGCCGCTGCGTTCAATCGCATGCAGCAACGGGTGACCCGTGTGCTGCAGGATCGCACCCGCATGCTTGCCGCGGTCGGCCACGACCTGCGCACGCCGCTGACCCGGATGCAGCTCTCGCTGCAGGCCGCGGAGCCCACGCCGGTGCCACTGCATGCGCGCCTCCTGCGCGACATCGGCCACATGCGGGTGATGGTCGATTCCGCGCTGGCCTATCTCAGCGCCACCGCCGAGGTGGAGCCACGCGAGCCGATGGATGTCGCCGCGCTGCTGCAATCGCTCTGCGACGATTACGCCGACGGCGGTGCGGACGTTGGCTACGACGGCGTGGACGAAGCCGTGGCGCCGTGCCGGCCGAATGCGATCCAGCGTGCGATGGCCAACCTGCTCGACAACGCGGTGCAGTACGGCACCGCGGTGCGCGCGCAGGCGGGGACGGATGGCGACTACGTGCGGATCACCATTGCCAACGACGGCAGCGTGATCCCGGCGGACCGGCTGGACGACATCTTGGAGCCCTTCGTCCGCCTCGATCCGGCACGCAACGATCGTCCGGGCAGCGTCGGGCTTGGCCTCTCCATCGTGCGTGACATCGTCGCCGACCACGGCGGCACCCTGGACATCGCCAACCGCCCTGCCAACGACGGCGTGGTGGTTACGGTGTGCTTGCCGCTGCGGGCGCCGGGCGCAGCGTCGCCATGA